From the genome of Gracilibacillus salitolerans, one region includes:
- a CDS encoding ABC transporter permease, with the protein MDVAEKRQEKLKKSSLFWKTFKSQKMLYAMSLPFVAWVFVFNYLPVWGWTMAFQNYIPGNPFWQQEWVGFHHFIQLFQDERFFLALRNTLAMSFLGLLFGFTIPIVFAILLNEVRHSIFKRVTQTITYLPHFVSWVVVAGIVTKMLSTDGGIINDLLVGMGILDQPYQFMAEGKWFWSIVTISDIWKEMGWNAIIFLAAIAGLDPQLYEAAKVDGASRFRQIWHITLPGIRPTILVVLILNIGHLIQIGFEKQMLLSNSLVIEYAEVLELYALNYGIGLGQFSYGTAIGIFNSVVSIFLLLLANGIFRRYSNQSVM; encoded by the coding sequence ATGGATGTAGCTGAAAAAAGACAAGAAAAACTAAAAAAGTCTAGTCTATTTTGGAAAACTTTTAAAAGTCAAAAAATGCTCTATGCTATGTCATTACCGTTTGTTGCATGGGTGTTTGTATTTAATTATTTGCCTGTATGGGGATGGACAATGGCATTTCAGAATTATATTCCTGGAAATCCATTTTGGCAACAAGAATGGGTAGGTTTTCATCATTTCATACAATTATTTCAAGATGAGCGATTTTTCTTAGCGCTACGTAATACGCTTGCCATGAGCTTTCTTGGGCTATTATTTGGATTTACTATTCCCATTGTATTTGCTATTTTACTGAATGAAGTGAGACATTCAATATTTAAAAGAGTAACGCAAACGATCACCTATTTACCACACTTTGTTTCTTGGGTTGTTGTAGCTGGTATTGTTACAAAAATGCTTTCAACTGATGGTGGAATCATCAATGATCTGTTAGTGGGAATGGGAATATTGGATCAGCCTTATCAATTTATGGCTGAAGGCAAATGGTTTTGGTCGATTGTCACCATCTCTGATATATGGAAAGAGATGGGATGGAACGCCATCATTTTCTTAGCAGCAATAGCGGGATTAGATCCACAACTTTACGAAGCCGCCAAAGTGGATGGCGCAAGTAGGTTTAGACAGATTTGGCATATTACACTCCCAGGGATTCGACCTACTATTTTAGTTGTTCTCATTTTAAATATCGGTCATTTAATCCAGATTGGTTTTGAAAAACAAATGCTATTAAGCAATTCCCTTGTGATTGAGTATGCAGAAGTATTGGAATTGTATGCGCTTAATTACGGAATTGGTTTGGGACAATTTTCGTACGGAACAGCGATTGGTATTTTTAATTCTGTCGTCAGTATTTTCTTATTATTGCTAGCGAATGGAATCTTTAGAAGATATTCGAATCAAAGTGTTATGTAG
- a CDS encoding ABC transporter substrate-binding protein: MGLWKKSLQLFFILLLLLCIAACQNAGESDGSSEDSQTNEENTESNESSPDEVEPVTFTIFDSDTNPDWVEDMDTPVGRKIKEDTGVTLEAEFDIEGGQTKIPLMTASGDYPDLIVSKGAGQLVDAEALVDLAPLIEEHAPNIQKMLGEEGINRLKWSEEDPSIYVLTTSPVDNQAMTPGYGAWVQHAVVKELGYPEITTLEDLKNVLKEYKELYPEIDGQPTVGLTMNTDSWRIQSSFLNSGFMMTGASDDGEYYVDPETFEATLHYRRPVEKEVFQWWNEMNAEGLVDSEMFVQKSDQFDSKLSSGRVLATIGPDYLMYNAQDALREAGMEERMYGVYPVTLNEEYKSHTYQSNGLQVGWGISITEDCEDPVRAIKFLDYLVSEETQIMLNWGIEGEHHEIVDGKRVIPKEEWEKRNSDQEYLKKTGIGYNFARFAPRYGDGVLDSSGQPFTTNTRELAMENQTDMEKEVLEAYGMELWQDFFPLAEEFPVKPWGAAYNISIPANSELQTLNQRALDITKQLVPKAILANPDQFDTVWDEFMTSLENANIEKAEEDYTKLIQQKVELWSK; the protein is encoded by the coding sequence GTGGGGTTATGGAAAAAAAGTTTGCAATTGTTTTTTATTTTGTTATTACTATTATGTATTGCCGCATGTCAAAATGCTGGGGAAAGCGATGGATCATCTGAGGATAGTCAAACAAATGAAGAGAACACAGAATCAAACGAAAGTTCTCCCGACGAAGTAGAACCCGTTACATTTACAATATTTGATTCCGATACAAATCCTGATTGGGTAGAGGACATGGATACACCAGTCGGTCGCAAAATTAAGGAAGATACAGGAGTGACATTAGAAGCTGAATTTGACATTGAAGGAGGTCAAACAAAGATACCTTTAATGACAGCCAGTGGAGATTATCCTGATTTGATTGTATCAAAAGGAGCAGGACAATTAGTAGATGCAGAAGCTTTGGTAGATCTTGCCCCATTAATTGAAGAGCATGCGCCAAATATTCAAAAGATGTTAGGAGAAGAAGGAATTAATCGATTGAAATGGAGTGAAGAAGATCCGTCCATTTATGTGTTAACCACCTCTCCGGTAGACAATCAAGCGATGACGCCTGGCTATGGTGCTTGGGTACAGCATGCAGTGGTGAAGGAATTAGGATATCCGGAAATCACAACATTAGAGGATTTAAAGAATGTTTTAAAAGAGTATAAGGAACTATACCCAGAAATTGATGGTCAACCAACAGTTGGTTTAACGATGAATACTGACAGTTGGAGAATTCAATCATCTTTTCTGAATTCAGGATTTATGATGACTGGGGCAAGCGATGACGGAGAATATTATGTAGATCCGGAAACATTTGAGGCCACTTTACATTATCGCCGTCCAGTGGAAAAAGAGGTGTTTCAATGGTGGAATGAAATGAATGCGGAAGGTCTAGTTGATTCCGAAATGTTTGTGCAAAAAAGTGATCAATTTGATTCAAAGCTTTCTTCAGGGAGAGTCTTAGCTACAATTGGTCCAGATTATTTAATGTATAATGCACAAGATGCCTTGCGTGAAGCTGGTATGGAAGAAAGGATGTATGGGGTATATCCAGTTACTTTAAATGAAGAATATAAGAGTCATACGTACCAAAGTAATGGTCTCCAGGTCGGTTGGGGAATTAGTATTACAGAAGATTGTGAAGATCCAGTGCGAGCCATTAAATTCTTAGATTATTTAGTATCTGAAGAAACACAAATCATGCTAAATTGGGGGATTGAAGGTGAGCACCATGAAATTGTGGATGGCAAACGTGTTATTCCCAAAGAAGAGTGGGAAAAGCGAAACTCTGATCAAGAATATTTAAAGAAGACTGGTATTGGCTATAACTTTGCTAGATTTGCTCCACGTTATGGTGATGGTGTTTTAGATTCTTCAGGTCAACCTTTTACAACAAATACGCGCGAATTAGCCATGGAGAATCAAACAGATATGGAAAAAGAAGTACTCGAAGCATATGGTATGGAATTATGGCAAGATTTCTTCCCTTTAGCTGAAGAATTCCCGGTAAAACCTTGGGGGGCAGCTTACAATATTTCCATTCCTGCTAATTCCGAACTACAAACACTTAATCAAAGAGCTTTAGATATTACAAAGCAACTCGTTCCAAAAGCGATATTAGCGAATCCGGATCAGTTTGATACGGTATGGGATGAATTTATGACATCACTTGAAAATGCAAATATAGAAAAAGCAGAAGAAGACTATACGAAATTAATCCAACAAAAAGTAGAGTTGTGGAGTAAATAA
- a CDS encoding methyl-accepting chemotaxis protein, producing the protein MKKRWKKISLPRMNIKKRRWNRNFLADRQIGQKYGLLFAGVLVLFVLSSLITILSMNGVLKESQAVDEKSDASIEIVEVASTFKQKSIIISDLLTEQHPTTTVEDYQEEGDAFLTSVEMIEEELETEEQRKMYDKVLDYNEQMDQLFFDEIIPRTAEYRDNGERVDIFVQTDLHNKATTLRNYTIQELMQLKELVLAERSDLQENMQKQSNTTMVVVIAIVGLVLVSSILVLVVVNRRMSKRFANLATFAKQLGNGDLTAERIEAEGKDEIAVIQNSMNQMANDLQRSIVRLLETTETVTNMSKTLRENAEETTDVNTQITSTMVDIANGSEAQVHTVQKSTEIMEEMKNSWTEVTATMKEAIRLSNETKQEIENGTNDVTDTVDQMNVVQMQVDRIATIIHSLSDHSSKISSIVDMIHSISSQTNLLALNATIEAARAGEHGKGFAVVADEVRKLAEQTANATENIQSLITTSIKDTEQAVEVMEMSTDSVSQGVDKVKRVGTVFDLLSGSIQTLNNHNQQASKTIDITNGKIDQVSEATTNIQDISEKSAESIEQIAAGSEQQNAAMQQLLASSQELASMAHELEVTFARFKV; encoded by the coding sequence ATGAAAAAAAGATGGAAAAAAATATCTCTGCCAAGAATGAATATTAAAAAACGGCGTTGGAATCGTAATTTTCTAGCAGATCGTCAAATCGGTCAAAAATATGGCTTACTGTTTGCTGGTGTTTTAGTGTTGTTTGTACTCTCCTCATTGATTACGATTTTATCCATGAATGGGGTATTAAAAGAATCACAAGCAGTGGATGAAAAAAGTGATGCATCGATAGAAATTGTGGAAGTGGCTTCAACCTTTAAACAAAAATCGATTATTATTTCGGATCTATTAACGGAGCAACATCCAACAACGACAGTAGAAGACTATCAGGAGGAAGGCGATGCATTTCTAACATCTGTGGAAATGATTGAAGAAGAATTAGAAACAGAAGAACAACGTAAAATGTATGACAAAGTACTAGATTATAATGAACAAATGGATCAATTATTTTTTGATGAAATCATTCCTCGAACAGCAGAATATCGTGATAATGGGGAAAGGGTAGACATTTTTGTTCAAACTGATTTACATAACAAAGCAACAACATTACGAAATTATACGATTCAAGAATTGATGCAATTAAAGGAACTTGTGTTAGCGGAGCGAAGTGATTTACAAGAAAATATGCAAAAACAATCAAACACGACCATGGTTGTTGTTATCGCGATCGTTGGATTAGTTTTAGTTAGTTCTATTCTTGTTTTGGTAGTAGTAAATAGAAGAATGTCCAAAAGGTTTGCGAATTTAGCAACGTTTGCGAAACAATTGGGAAATGGTGACTTAACCGCTGAACGAATCGAAGCGGAAGGTAAAGATGAAATTGCCGTTATTCAAAACTCTATGAATCAAATGGCTAATGATCTGCAACGTTCGATAGTCCGATTATTGGAGACGACGGAAACAGTAACTAATATGTCGAAAACCTTAAGAGAAAATGCAGAAGAAACAACCGATGTGAATACTCAAATAACTTCTACTATGGTAGATATAGCTAATGGCAGTGAAGCACAAGTGCACACGGTTCAAAAATCGACAGAGATAATGGAAGAGATGAAAAACTCTTGGACGGAAGTAACTGCAACGATGAAAGAAGCCATTCGCTTAAGTAATGAAACGAAACAGGAGATTGAAAATGGCACGAACGATGTAACAGATACGGTAGACCAGATGAATGTGGTTCAAATGCAGGTGGATAGAATAGCAACAATTATCCACTCATTAAGTGATCATTCTTCTAAGATTAGTAGTATTGTAGATATGATTCATTCGATCTCGTCGCAAACAAATCTATTAGCATTAAATGCAACGATTGAGGCTGCAAGAGCTGGTGAACATGGAAAAGGATTTGCAGTTGTCGCTGATGAAGTTCGAAAGTTGGCTGAACAGACAGCAAATGCAACGGAGAATATCCAATCATTAATTACTACTTCTATAAAAGATACCGAGCAAGCAGTTGAAGTGATGGAAATGAGTACAGATTCGGTAAGTCAAGGTGTAGATAAGGTAAAAAGGGTCGGCACTGTATTTGATCTTTTATCAGGATCGATCCAAACGTTAAATAACCATAATCAGCAGGCTAGCAAAACGATTGACATTACGAACGGTAAAATAGATCAAGTAAGTGAGGCAACTACTAATATTCAGGACATCTCTGAAAAGTCAGCAGAAAGTATCGAACAAATTGCGGCAGGTTCAGAACAACAAAATGCAGCGATGCAACAATTACTCGCTTCATCACAAGAATTAGCATCTATGGCACACGAATTAGAAGTAACATTTGCAAGATTTAAAGTGTAA
- a CDS encoding response regulator yields the protein MWKVIIVDDERRTRQGIVTLVDWRKLGFEVVDTASDGYIAVEKYKQHSPDLIIIDIKMPRMSGMETIKNIREQDKAVKFLILSGYTEFQYAKQAIQYNVEGYLLKPLEEEELISYLKKINTAFAEETKYKENKKHDQSRSYIDLIIQQKITREVSYFFSEKMKWNYYAILLIRFFDKKQLDLVDIVESIKQYVTKEEGKVFIKNGYVGVLVKENDVGSNSEKVYYPVYYCLKEQNLAFIGAVSDCVEQLESIANCYQQAVSFLQESFFYEEEYMITPYTPMIKERSIDKAADQLSDYKAKLFYAVEIGDDNTFKKLMMEVIVLLAKSAYTEMEIKQQVTTLLTYINNKLSVQHPEVQDKITNKLSDVVSIQQSYSVKQLMSITFEHLKALSSVIDADKSDLIVKRMIHLINKNYDQNIKLDTMADLLHYHKVYLGKIFKETTGEYFKTYLDKVRIENSKRLLLDGFKVYEVAKMVGYTTSDYFHSKFRKYEGMSPSDYRKSKKKMMKEYS from the coding sequence TTGTGGAAGGTAATCATAGTTGATGATGAAAGACGTACACGACAAGGAATTGTAACTCTGGTAGATTGGAGAAAATTAGGATTTGAAGTAGTAGATACAGCATCAGATGGATATATAGCCGTCGAAAAGTATAAGCAACACTCGCCAGACCTGATCATTATAGACATCAAAATGCCGAGAATGTCTGGCATGGAAACGATAAAAAACATTCGGGAACAGGATAAGGCAGTAAAATTCCTCATACTTAGCGGGTATACAGAATTTCAGTATGCGAAACAGGCGATACAATATAATGTAGAAGGTTATTTATTAAAGCCTTTGGAAGAAGAAGAGCTCATCAGTTATTTAAAAAAGATAAACACAGCATTCGCAGAGGAAACAAAGTATAAAGAAAACAAGAAGCATGATCAGTCGCGAAGTTATATAGATTTGATTATCCAACAAAAAATAACGAGAGAAGTCAGTTATTTCTTCTCCGAGAAAATGAAATGGAATTACTATGCTATTCTTTTAATCAGATTCTTTGATAAAAAGCAACTAGATTTAGTCGATATAGTTGAATCTATCAAACAATATGTAACGAAAGAAGAGGGGAAGGTATTTATAAAAAACGGCTATGTAGGGGTATTGGTAAAGGAAAATGACGTTGGCAGTAATTCGGAAAAAGTATATTATCCCGTTTATTACTGTTTGAAAGAGCAAAACCTTGCATTTATTGGTGCAGTATCTGATTGTGTTGAACAACTTGAAAGTATAGCAAATTGTTATCAGCAGGCAGTATCGTTTTTACAGGAAAGCTTTTTCTATGAGGAAGAGTATATGATTACGCCTTATACCCCAATGATTAAAGAGCGAAGCATCGATAAAGCTGCAGACCAGCTATCTGATTATAAAGCAAAGCTATTTTATGCAGTAGAAATAGGTGATGACAATACGTTCAAAAAGCTTATGATGGAAGTTATCGTTCTATTAGCTAAATCTGCCTATACAGAAATGGAAATAAAACAACAAGTTACTACTTTACTAACGTATATTAATAACAAATTATCGGTTCAGCATCCTGAAGTTCAAGATAAAATTACGAACAAGCTTAGTGATGTTGTTAGCATTCAACAGAGTTATTCGGTAAAACAACTGATGTCAATTACATTTGAACATTTAAAAGCGTTATCCTCTGTGATTGATGCAGATAAATCGGATCTAATAGTAAAGCGGATGATTCATCTTATCAACAAAAACTATGATCAGAATATTAAATTAGATACAATGGCTGATCTATTACATTATCACAAAGTATATTTAGGGAAAATATTTAAGGAAACAACAGGAGAGTATTTTAAAACCTATTTAGATAAAGTAAGAATCGAAAATAGTAAACGTTTATTATTGGATGGTTTTAAAGTATATGAAGTAGCAAAAATGGTTGGATATACGACTTCGGATTATTTTCATAGTAAATTCAGAAAGTATGAAGGAATGTCCCCGTCTGATTACCGCAAAAGTAAGAAAAAAATGATGAAAGAATACTCGTAA
- a CDS encoding cache domain-containing sensor histidine kinase, with translation MIVGGFLTNELKNQAIDEAEEQASVNMERVKERSLEVLKVPLYISNNIMLDYRLEDIVNNNYETTYQVIADYWEYNTFEEYQKIYESEISNIRFYMDNPTLINNWEIIPLDSNVKETNWYKLAMNNLGEVQWLYIKDETKKDTKYLSLVRRIDFPSYQTNGVLVINVNLKTLTTILSQEASLTMLVDDQHNIIASNNAEQIGHKLKDFIQEEHVLAGETGIFHDQEAEQPRRIFVQSIPLQETDNPLSIISVIEDDKIVKSAHQFGQMGTVLVSITVCIAILLIYIVSKLFSNRLIMLGSQIDIVSKGNFNTRIVIDGTDEIGKLAKNLDQMVQNIKTLICKVEHSNHQKALLERRQNEIKFKMMASQINPHFLFNCLESIRMEAHYKGETEIANVVKLLGKLMRNNIEVGSGSIELERELEVIQWYLDIQKFRYEERLNYSFDIDPATKQTLIPPLIIQPLVENSVIHGLEQHRMGGKVKISSKVEGNQLIIRVSDNGIGMSEEKITNIYQTLDEKEEQHGVRIGLRNVHQRLKLLYGESSGLIITSKQGVGTSVSFSIILGGDKIVEGNHS, from the coding sequence GTGATTGTAGGAGGTTTTTTAACAAATGAATTAAAAAATCAGGCGATTGATGAAGCGGAGGAACAGGCTTCAGTTAATATGGAAAGGGTGAAGGAGCGGTCACTAGAAGTATTAAAAGTACCTCTTTATATCTCGAATAATATCATGCTAGACTATCGCCTTGAGGACATCGTTAACAATAACTATGAAACAACCTATCAAGTAATTGCAGATTATTGGGAATATAACACCTTTGAAGAATATCAGAAGATATACGAGTCGGAGATTTCTAATATTCGCTTTTATATGGATAATCCAACTCTTATCAATAATTGGGAGATTATCCCGCTAGATTCAAATGTAAAAGAGACTAATTGGTATAAGCTTGCGATGAATAACCTAGGTGAGGTTCAATGGTTATATATAAAAGATGAAACAAAAAAGGATACCAAATACCTAAGTTTGGTTCGTAGAATTGATTTCCCCTCCTATCAAACCAATGGAGTACTTGTAATTAACGTAAATTTGAAAACGCTAACAACTATTTTGTCGCAAGAAGCTTCTTTGACGATGCTTGTTGATGATCAACATAATATCATAGCATCGAATAATGCGGAACAGATCGGGCATAAGCTAAAAGATTTTATTCAAGAAGAACATGTGTTAGCTGGTGAAACAGGTATTTTTCATGATCAGGAAGCAGAACAACCTAGAAGGATATTTGTCCAATCCATTCCTTTACAAGAGACGGACAACCCATTGTCAATTATTTCTGTGATTGAAGATGATAAGATTGTAAAAAGTGCACATCAGTTTGGGCAAATGGGGACTGTTTTAGTATCCATAACCGTATGTATTGCTATTCTTCTTATATATATTGTATCTAAATTATTTTCCAATCGATTAATCATGTTAGGTAGCCAAATTGATATAGTTTCGAAAGGGAATTTCAATACACGGATTGTCATAGACGGTACTGATGAAATAGGAAAATTAGCTAAGAACCTTGATCAGATGGTGCAAAATATAAAAACGTTAATTTGCAAAGTGGAACATAGTAATCATCAAAAGGCATTGCTAGAACGGAGGCAAAATGAAATTAAATTCAAAATGATGGCTTCTCAAATTAATCCTCATTTTTTATTTAATTGTCTAGAATCGATTCGAATGGAAGCTCACTATAAAGGTGAAACGGAAATAGCAAATGTTGTAAAGCTGTTAGGGAAATTAATGCGGAATAATATTGAAGTTGGATCGGGGAGCATAGAATTAGAAAGGGAATTAGAAGTTATCCAATGGTATTTAGATATCCAAAAATTTCGCTATGAAGAGAGATTGAATTATTCATTTGATATTGATCCTGCCACCAAACAAACTTTAATACCACCATTAATTATCCAGCCTTTAGTGGAAAACAGTGTTATTCATGGGTTAGAACAACACAGAATGGGGGGAAAAGTGAAAATATCTTCAAAAGTGGAAGGAAATCAACTGATAATAAGAGTAAGCGATAATGGAATAGGTATGAGTGAGGAGAAAATTACTAACATTTATCAAACATTAGATGAAAAGGAAGAGCAACATGGTGTCCGAATAGGCCTTAGAAATGTCCATCAAAGATTAAAATTATTATATGGAGAAAGTAGTGGGTTAATCATTACAAGTAAACAAGGAGTTGGAACAAGTGTATCTTTTTCGATCATATTAGGGGGTGATAAAATTGTGGAAGGTAATCATAGTTGA
- a CDS encoding ABC transporter ATP-binding protein, with protein MSNLNGISLDFEKRFEEQQDIKGRLFRTLHVMYRGHYLKLFVSFIFFLLKHSPVWILPIVTANLINFASDPSTYDVRYLWMNIIVLTIVIIQNLPSQILHISFMSKAIRHVEAGLRSTLIRKLQHLSISFHSELRSGKLQAKVLRDVEMIEIMSKQTMMGVLPAFMNVIVAIAVTANRSWTVTSFFLVAIPISILIVYFFRGKLTKRNREFREQVEEMSGQVAETVEMIPVTRAHGLEKVEINKVDSLLHHVRGKGYRLDITEAFFGASNWVAFQLFQVLCLLFTVYLAYQGQIPIGDVVLYQTYFTQILMSISGVINIYPQLAKGFESVHSISEILFAKETQEYQGRTNLKKLDGKVDFDHVYFKYRDSDKHVLTDFQLDVQPGETIAFVGESGAGKSTILNLVTGFYRPSNGRILIDEVEMDDWSMRSFRKKIAVVPQNTILFSGSIRDNITYGLAEVTEEEVQQAVQMANLQDIIDELPDGLETKIGEHGDRMSGGQRQRIAIARAFIRKPQMVILDEATSALDNVSEKLIQDAMQELIKGKTTFIVAHRLSTIRDADRIVVMKNGQCVEMGTYDELVEKKGEFYQIKMASEAVQIS; from the coding sequence GTGTCAAATCTAAATGGTATTTCCTTAGACTTCGAGAAACGATTTGAAGAGCAACAAGATATAAAAGGTAGACTGTTTCGAACGTTACATGTCATGTATCGAGGTCATTATTTGAAATTATTTGTCTCGTTTATCTTCTTTTTACTAAAGCATTCACCTGTTTGGATTCTACCTATTGTAACGGCGAATCTAATCAATTTCGCATCTGACCCAAGTACATATGACGTGCGTTATTTATGGATGAACATCATAGTATTAACAATTGTCATCATTCAAAATTTGCCGAGTCAAATATTGCATATTAGTTTTATGAGTAAGGCGATTCGACATGTAGAGGCAGGTTTGAGAAGTACGTTAATCCGAAAATTACAACATCTCTCCATTTCATTCCATAGTGAACTAAGGTCAGGGAAGTTACAGGCGAAAGTGTTGCGAGACGTTGAGATGATCGAGATCATGTCCAAGCAGACAATGATGGGCGTCTTGCCAGCATTTATGAATGTTATTGTGGCGATAGCTGTAACGGCAAATAGAAGTTGGACAGTAACATCCTTCTTTTTGGTTGCGATTCCGATTTCAATTTTGATAGTTTATTTTTTCCGTGGGAAGTTAACGAAACGAAATCGAGAATTTCGGGAGCAAGTAGAAGAAATGTCTGGTCAAGTCGCAGAAACAGTAGAGATGATCCCGGTAACAAGAGCACATGGATTAGAAAAAGTAGAGATTAATAAAGTAGATTCCTTATTACATCATGTCCGTGGGAAAGGTTACCGCTTAGATATTACCGAGGCATTTTTTGGAGCAAGTAACTGGGTAGCATTTCAACTGTTTCAAGTCTTATGTTTACTTTTTACCGTGTATCTTGCTTATCAAGGTCAAATACCGATCGGGGATGTGGTGTTATATCAGACCTATTTTACGCAAATTTTAATGTCTATTTCTGGTGTGATTAACATTTATCCTCAGTTAGCAAAAGGCTTTGAGTCGGTTCATTCGATCTCAGAAATCCTTTTCGCGAAGGAAACACAAGAATACCAGGGGAGAACGAACCTGAAAAAATTAGACGGTAAGGTAGATTTTGATCATGTTTATTTTAAGTATCGTGATTCAGATAAACATGTATTAACAGACTTTCAGCTAGATGTGCAACCTGGTGAAACCATTGCTTTTGTTGGTGAATCTGGAGCGGGAAAATCTACTATTTTGAATCTAGTAACTGGGTTTTACCGGCCTAGTAATGGAAGAATTTTGATAGATGAAGTAGAGATGGATGATTGGAGTATGAGAAGTTTCCGTAAGAAGATAGCGGTAGTGCCGCAGAATACGATTCTCTTCTCGGGATCGATTCGTGATAATATCACGTATGGCTTAGCTGAGGTTACCGAAGAAGAGGTGCAGCAAGCGGTTCAAATGGCTAATTTACAAGATATCATCGATGAATTACCAGATGGTCTGGAAACAAAAATCGGGGAGCATGGGGATCGTATGTCGGGTGGTCAAAGACAACGGATTGCCATTGCAAGAGCATTCATTCGAAAACCGCAAATGGTTATATTGGATGAAGCTACTTCAGCGTTAGATAATGTCTCAGAAAAATTGATTCAAGATGCCATGCAAGAATTAATTAAAGGAAAAACAACCTTTATCGTGGCACATCGCTTATCGACAATACGAGATGCAGACCGTATAGTCGTGATGAAAAATGGTCAATGCGTAGAAATGGGAACGTATGACGAGTTAGTAGAGAAAAAAGGGGAGTTTTATCAAATCAAAATGGCATCAGAAGCAGTGCAGATCTCCTAA
- a CDS encoding carbohydrate ABC transporter permease — MANPSDLYQTTVREKIFDIVNYLFLSIVIVITLYPFLNVLAISLNDSTDTVRGGIYIWPREFTLNNYLEILKYDNLVTGFVNSVLRTVIGTILGVFIQAMVAFTLSRTDFQGRRFVSTAIVLTMYFSGGLIPGYMLIRDLGLINSFWVYILPGLVSAFNIIIIRSFMDGLPFSLQESAKMDGANDFVIFYRIILPLCKPVLATIALFVAVGQWNSWFDTYLYNSMNESLTTLQYELMKILDNTTMGGGQDANLMRPNDEQQMNRVSPQSIKMAITMVTVIPIIMVYPFVQRYFIKGMTLGAVKQ, encoded by the coding sequence TTGGCAAATCCATCAGATCTCTACCAAACAACTGTGAGAGAAAAAATTTTTGACATCGTGAATTATCTTTTTCTAAGTATTGTTATTGTCATTACTTTATATCCATTTTTGAATGTTTTAGCTATCTCCTTAAATGATTCTACTGACACCGTTAGAGGTGGTATATATATTTGGCCGAGAGAATTCACTTTGAATAATTATTTGGAAATTTTAAAATATGACAATCTTGTCACAGGTTTTGTGAATTCAGTATTAAGGACAGTGATTGGAACGATACTAGGCGTATTTATTCAAGCGATGGTTGCTTTTACATTAAGTAGAACCGATTTTCAAGGGAGAAGATTTGTTTCTACAGCGATTGTACTTACAATGTATTTCTCTGGAGGGTTAATTCCAGGATATATGTTAATAAGAGATTTAGGATTAATCAACTCGTTTTGGGTTTATATCTTACCTGGATTAGTAAGCGCTTTTAATATTATCATTATCCGTTCGTTTATGGATGGGTTACCTTTTTCCTTACAAGAATCTGCGAAGATGGATGGCGCGAATGATTTTGTGATTTTTTATCGTATTATTTTACCACTCTGTAAACCAGTGTTAGCTACAATAGCTTTATTTGTAGCAGTTGGTCAATGGAATTCATGGTTTGATACTTATTTATATAACAGTATGAATGAAAGTTTAACGACGCTGCAATATGAACTAATGAAAATATTGGATAATACCACCATGGGGGGCGGGCAGGATGCTAATTTGATGCGTCCAAATGATGAACAGCAAATGAATCGAGTGTCACCTCAATCAATAAAAATGGCGATTACGATGGTAACAGTCATACCGATCATTATGGTTTATCCATTTGTCCAGCGATATTTTATTAAAGGTATGACACTTGGAGCAGTAAAACAGTGA